In a single window of the Fusarium falciforme chromosome 3, complete sequence genome:
- a CDS encoding CFEM domain-containing protein, with protein MKATFALLAVAASLGEVSATWGNWKGAPKYSPPRAVDNKCDDKQKGGWSWGDLDVGRFDKYNDWDFSGWTCGEDKSKRDLSGRTFGKTIFGECGSSKESAPSFGCNSGSCGGGYDKFSVKKFHVKPEFDCRLEFHYEMPDGSNCKHQSDCSKDGTDVYNSQCGGAKKVHIVYPKQPNKPKEKCRVEIPQIDFDCDKPEKPVCTKCQQTKTFPYGDNTKTFPGGDYTKTFPAGEETTTVPSGEETTSFPGGEATTSVPGGEETTTVPSGEETTTFPGEESQTVPTGGENTQTYPNGEQTTSFPGAEETTSFPGGQGTTSVPEGEETTTVPTGEETKTVPSGEESQTSPISEQTTSYPGGEETTKTFPYGEETTIVTTFDSTSTIYTTEITTVTSCGPEVPDCPATQGTPVIVTQTVPLTTTICPVTETRVETNPPAGETVPATQPEGQKTTTAQSPGETQSVPEGEGSQTVPTGEETNTVPAGEETVPATEPEAGKTTTAQSPGETQSVPEGEETVPATQPEAGKTTTAQSPGETQSVPEGEEETSSVITTTYDSTSTIYTTEIKTITSCGPEVTNCPVTAGTPAVVTETIAVSTTICPVTETLTGNDKPSYTKPANGGDKTTEGSSPEATTDVPEEETTVVTTYDSTSTVYSTNVKTITSCGPEVTNCPVTAGTPAVVTETVAVSTTVCPVTETQTHKSPKPTGSKPSGDKPSTEKPETPKDGYNVPEVVPSCLNTFLDYLENCEDNTDAACYCPDKSFVDNVFQCLYAHAENDDIVAEAVSFFQGICAPYAEQNPVIATGADSVTEHITVTGTTIITSAHYTTVVVATTITEPCVSQGTTIEGSSTVKTIETEIVVPEVGFTSGPAGNGPIPAAPTAPATAPVTAPEAGATGSPAYPANPEAPAAGETLITNKPVAGTGGVPVPTSAPGNVPVTAGAARNGMGIAAAILAVAIAL; from the exons ATGAAGGCTACCTTCGCCCTCCTGGCAGTTGCTGCCAGCCTTGGCGAGGTTTCCGCTACC TGGGGTAACTGGAAGGGAGCTCCCAAGTACTCTCCCCCTCGTGCCGTTGACAACAAGTGTGACGACAAGCAGAAGGGTGGCTGGTCTTGGGGTGACCTCGACGTCGGCCGCTTCGATAAGTACAACGACTGGGACTTCAGCGGCTGGACCTGCGGAGAAGATAAGTCGAAGCGTGATCTTAGCGGCCGTACGTTCGGAAAGACCATTTTCGGAGAGTGTGGCTCCTCCAAGGAGTCTGCTCCCTCTTTCGGCTGCAACAGCGGCAGCTGCGGTGGTGGCTATGACAAGTTCTCTGTGAAGAAGTTCCACGTCAAGCCCGAGTTTGACTGCCGCCTCGAGTTCCACTACGAGATGCCTGACGGCTCCAACTGCAAGCACCAGTCCGACTGCTCCAAGGACGGTACCGATGTCTACAACTCTCAGTGTGGTGGTGCCAAGAAGGTCCACATCGTCTACCCCAAGCAGCCcaacaagcccaaggagaAGTGCCGTGTCGAGATCCCCCAGATCGACTTCGACTGCGACAAGCCCGAGAAGCCCGTTTGCACCAAGTGCCAGCAGACCAAGACCTTCCCCTACGGtgacaacaccaagactTTCCCTGGTGGCGACTACACCAAGACCTTCCCTGCTGGTGAGGAGACCACCACTGTTCCCAGCGGCGAGGAGACCACTTCTTTCCCCGGCGGTGAGGCTACCACCAGCGTCCCTGGTGGTGAAGAGACCACCACTGTCCCCAGCGGCGAGGAGACCACCACCTTCCCCGGTGAGGAGTCCCAGACCGTTCCCACTGGCGGCGAGAACACCCAGACCTACCCCAACGGCGAGCAGACCACCAGCTTCCCCGGAGCTGAGGAGACCACTAGCTTCCCCGGCGGCCAGGGCACCACCAGCGTCCCTGAGGGTGAGGAGACTACCACTGTTCCCACTGGCGAGGAGACCAAGACTGTCCCTAGCGGCGAGGAGTCCCAGACCTCTCCCATCAGTGAGCAGACCACCAGCTACcctggcggcgaggagaccACCAAGACCTTCCCCTACGGCGAGGAGACTACCATTGTCACCACCTTCGACAGCACCTCCACCATCTACACCACTGAGATCACCACTGTCACCTCTTGCGGCCCTGAGGTCCCTGACTGCCCCGCTACTCAGGGTACTCCCGTCATCGTGACCCAGACCGTTCCTCTGACCACCACCATCTGCCCCGTCACTGAGACCCGCGTCGAGACCAACCCTCCTGCTGGTGAGACCGTCCCCGCTACTCAGCCTGAGGGCCAGAAGACCACCACTGCTCAGTCCCCTGGTGAGACCCAGTCCGTTCCTGAGGGTGAGGGTTCCCAGACCGTCCCCACTGGTGAGGAGACCAACACTGTCCCCGCTGGTGAGGAGACTGTCCCCGCCACTGAGCCCGAGGCCGGCAAGACCACCACTGCCCAGTCCCCTGGTGAGACCCAGTCTGTCCCTGAGGGTGAGGAGACCGTCCCCGCTACTCAGCCCGAGGCCGGCAAGACCACCACTGCTCAGTCCCCTGGTGAGACCCAGTCTGTCcctgagggtgaggaggagaccTCTTccgtcatcaccaccacctacGACAGCACCTCCACCATCTACACCACTgagatcaagaccatcacctcTTGCGGCCCTGAGGTCACCAACTGCCCCGTCACTGCTGGTACTCCCGCTGTTGTCACTGAGACCATTGCTGTTTCCACCACCATCTGCCCCGTCACTGAGACCCTGACTGGCAACGACAAGCCCAGCTACACCAAGCCTGCCAACGGCGGTGACAAGACCACTGAGGGCTCTTCCCCTGAGGCCACCACCGATGTCCCTGAGGAGGAGACCACCGTTGTCACCACCTACGACAGCACCTCCACCGTTTACAGCACCAacgtcaagaccatcacctcTTGCGGTCCTGAGGTCACCAACTGCCCCGTCACCGCTGGTACTCCCGCTGTTGTTACTGAGACCGTCGCTGTCTCCACCACCGTTTGCCCTGTCACTGAGACCCAGACCCACAAGTCTCCCAAGCCTACCGGCTCCAAGCCCAGCGGCGACAAGCCCTCGACTGAGAAGCCCGAGACTCCCAAGGATGGCTACAACGTTCCTGAAGTTGTCCCCAGCTGCCTGAACACCTTCCTTGACTACCTTGAGAACTGTGAGGACAACACCGATGCTGCCTGCTACTGCCCTGATAAGTCGTTCGTCGACAACGTCTTCCAGTGCCTGTACGCCCACGCTGAGAACGACGACATCGTCGCTGAGGccgtctccttcttccagggcATCTGCGCTCCCTACGCTGAGCAGAACCCCGTCATTGCCACTGGTGCTGACTCCGTCACTGAGCACATCACTGTCACTggcaccaccatcatcacctctGCTCACTACACCACCGTTGTTGTTGCCACCACTATCACTGAGCCTTGCGTCTCCCAGGGCACCACCATTGAGGGCAGCAGCACCGTCAAGACCATCGAGACTGAGATCGTTGTCCCCGAGGTTGGCTTCACCTCCGGCCCCGCTGGCAACGGCCCCATCCCCGCTGCTCCCACTGCTCCTGCCACCGCTCCCGTCACTGCCCCCGAGGCTGGCGCCACTGGCTCTCCTGCCTACCCCGCCAACCCCGAGGCTCCCGCTGCTGGCGAGactctcatcaccaacaagccCGTCGCTGGCACTGGTGGTGTCCCCGTTCCCACTTCGGCTCCCGGCAACGTCCCCGTGACTGCTGGTGCCGCTCGCAACGGCATGGGCATCGCCGCTGCCATCCTGGCTGTCGCCATTGCCCTGTAA